The stretch of DNA CACCCTGATTTTGCAGGAATCCACTTTACAGGTTCTACTCATGTATTCAAAAAATTCTGGACACAAATAGGAAATAATATTGATCTTTATAAAACATACCCTCGAATTGTAGGTGAAACAGGTGGTAAAGATTTTATTTTTGCACATCCTTCAGCTCATGCAAAACAAGTAGCAACAGCTATTTCTCGTGGTGCATTTGAATATCAAGGACAAAAATGTTCAGCTGCTTCTCGTGCTTATATTCCAAAAAGTATCTGGAATGAAGTTCGTGATTTTGTAAAAGCTGATCTTGAATCTTTCAAAGTAGGAACTACACAAGATTTTGGAAACTTTATCAATGCCGTAATCAGTCAAGAATCATTTGATAAAATCAAAGGATTTATTGATCGTGCTAAAGATAGTACTGATGCTGAAGTTATCATAGGAGGAACTTGTGATGATTCTGTTGGATATTTTGTACATCCTACCGTTATTGAAACAACCAATTCAAAATACGAAAGTATTTGTGATGAGATTTTTGGACCTGTTATCACCGTTTATGTTTACGAGGATGAAGATTGGAAAGATACATTAGAATTAATTGATGGAACGTCTGTTTATGCTTTAACGGGGGCTATTTTCTCACAAGATCGTTATGCGGCTGATTTTGCAACCAAAGCTTTAGTTAACGCTGCGGGTAATTTTTATATTAACGATAAACCAACTGGTGCTGTTGTAGGACAACAACCATTTGGAGGAGCTCGTGCGTCAGGAACTAATGATAAAGCAGGTTCTGCTCAGAATTTATTACGTTGGGTATCTCCTCGTACTATTAAAGAAACTTTCGTTTCTCCTACAGATTATCGTTATCCTTTCTTAGAAGATAGTGCTGTTGAAACCGTAGAAAAAACAGTTCAAAATGTTGAAGCTGAAGTTAAAAACGTAGTAAATAAATTAAAAGAAATTGGAAAAGATATTACAAAAGATTGGTAATATTCATTCACATACTTTTTTAAAAGACCATTCTAACGAATGGTCTTTTTTAGTATATTAGTAAAACTATCATCTCATCATTACTAAAAACTCTAAAACTTAATAACTACATAAAATGAAACATACTATTATCCTATTCTTAATTAGTTCCTTAAGCTTTTCTTATGTAAGTTCACAAGAAAACAAAGTTGATCCTTCCAAAATTAAAGACGATTTAAATGAAATTATTTCTGATTTAGGACAAAACTATATCTATCTCGAAGAAAAAAATGTTGATTTAGCTTGTATTAAAAAATACTACGAAAACCAAATACAACATATTAAAACAAAAGATCAAACTGTTCTTTTATTCGAATATTTATTAGATGAGTTTTATGATAGTCATTTAATTTTAAACACCAATGTAAATGAATCATTTCGATTATTCTCACCTGTTTATGCATTATTTAAAAATGAGAAACCTATCGTTTCAAGCATTTGGCAATCCCAAATAGAAAATCTTGATCAGAATTTAATTGGCGCCGAACTACTAAAAATAAATGGAATTGATTTCAGCAAAGCTATTGAACAATTTCCAACACAATGCAATAACAAAAATTCATTAGCTGTTAGAGAATGGATACTCAATAAAATATTAGCGGGGCAATATAATAAACCTAGAGTCTTAACCTTAAAATTACACAACAATAAAATTATTCAATTTGATTTAGATAAGCTTAAAGTTAAATCGAACACTGAACTTCTAACATCAACTATAAAAGATGACATTGGAATAATAAGAATTCATAATTCTTTAGGAAACAATAACCTTATCAATGAATTTGATAAAGCACTTCATAATTTGATCCATACTAAAGGATTGATTATTGATTTGAGAAATACTGTAGATGGGGGAAATTCTTATGTAGCCCGAGGAATCATGGGGCGATTTATTGACCAATCAAAACCTTATCAAAAACATTGGACAATTGAACAATATGATAGAGATACAAAAATTGAAAGAAGTTGGGTTGAATATGTAAGTCCTAGGAAAGAAACCTATAAAAAACCTATTATCATTTTAGTAGGTCGCTGGACAGGAAGTATGGGAGAAGGAATTGCAATTGGATTTGAGGGTATGGAAAGAGCCACTATAATGGGTACCGAAATGGAGCGATTAGCTGGTGAGGTGAATAATTTTTCATTTCAAAATCAAAAATTTGGTTATCAACTTTCAACTGCCAAATTATTCCATATTGATGGAACACCAAGAGAACAATACATTCCAAAACATTATATACAACAATCCACTATAAAAAAAGATGAAACACTTCAAAGGGGAATTGAATTAATAAAAGAAATCATCAAATAGAGTAACGATCTAAATTATTTATCTAGTAAATCAAAAAAAGAGCCCATTACAGGCTCTCTTCACAATTTAATTAATATAACACATTTTTAAAACTTCAATGTTCCTAATTTAGCTTTGAATAGATTTAATTTTTCAAAAGATCTTTGATTAAAAAATGAAATCTTTTTATTTCTAGCCAATTCTTCATAATACTGAATTCCTTTTAAAAGGTTTTCTTTATATTCTTTTACTTTTTTTGCTGGTCTAGAAGATACATCTTCTTTTATCGTCTGGTATTTCTTTTCTATATCTTGAATGTACAACGACAACTCTTTAATGAAAACATTGGGTCTATTTTGATCGTTCATTACATTTTCTTTTCCATAAATATGACTAATCATCTTTTTTAAAGAAACCTTCTGATTAAAATAGGCCATATTAGGCCCTGGGCAAACTGAAACTCCAGTTCCATCTTTCTTTTCATTTTCATCATATCTAATAAAAGCTGCTTTAGAAAGACCTTGACACAAACATTCTTTTTCTATAATAGAGCATGCTAATTCTTCGCTAATATCATCACAATCTTTAAATTTAAAATCTTGATATTTTCTTGAAGCCGTACATACTAAATCTTCTGTATATTCCTTATTACTGATTAAAAATTTCTTAGTACATGGGCTTCCAGGACGATTTTTTTCATACAAAGCTCTTCCTTCTGCCTTTTTTGAACTATTTTTTAAATTATTAAAAGGAACTCCTAAAGGAGAGGCATCACTCAAATACAAATCTTTTTCCGTTGCCTGAGCTAATTTATCTTTAGTATCTTCATCAATAGTTACAGCTTCATCAACCAATAAAAACGGAGAACCCCAACCTACTGAATCCACCTTATAATGATCAATTAAAAAATTATGTTCTTCAGCCGTTCCAATTCCTCCTTGAGCAGTAATTGCTATATCGACCTCTTCCTGAGCATTATAATTTTTACTTATTAAAGCTTTATTATATATCTCTTTCAATTCCTGAACTAAAGCATCTTTCTTGTTCTTAAATTCCTCTAAAATAGGTCCCATCAACAATCCATTCGTAGCAAAAGCATGCCCTCCACAATTTAAACCTGACTCTAATCGAAACTCAGAAACCCAAAGTCCTTTTTTAGCAAAAAACTTTCCTTGAATCATAGCTGATCGAAAATCACTCACTTTAACAACAATTTTCTTCTTTAATTCTCCCTTTTCATTTGGAAAGAAATCTTTAAACTCCTCAAAATAAGCATATAATCTAGGATTCATTCCTGCAGAAAGAACCAATGACGAATTTAATTTACTATTTGCAAACCCTCTTAAAGCTGCATGAGCATCATTAAAAATGGATGGTAATTTCACTTTCCCTTTGAAATTTTCCTTGTCAATTTTTGTCATAATATTTACATCAATTGATCCTTTTGAAAAGTTTTTCAAAGTATCTGTATTGGGGAATAATTCTTTCAAATCATTCATTGCTTGTTGAGAATTCTCTTGAAGTGATTTTTTCATTTTTGAATAGCGATCTTCCACTACCTCATGAATCAAATCCAAATAAGCTGTAATCCTTTTTGCTCTCGAATCTTCCTCTTTTTCTTCAATAGGCTGATATTGAATTCCCATCTTTTTAGAATACACTTTACGCATACGTTCAATTAAATCATCGTCAACCAATGATATAACAGATGATATTCCTAAATGCGCTACTTTCGCAGGAGAATCAATTGTATAACTAGTTCCCATAACAGGAATATGAAATGAATGTTTCAATTTTAAACTGATTAAAAAAATTATAATTCCAAATATAAGGCTTTTACCTATTTCATATCTTTTAATACCAATGCATGCATAATAAATTAAACGATTTTACATTTTCTTAGTTTCCATCTTAAGGATTTATATGAAAAAAGTTATCTTTGAGTTTTAAATAAAATAAAGAATGAAATATTTAAAATTTGTTACGTTATTCCTTATTGGATCTTTGTTTTTTATCAAATGTACATCTTCTAAAGAAAAAAATACAGTGACAGCTCATCAAGATAATATTCAATTAATTTATCGTTATAATTTAGATAAAATTGATACTGTACTTACTAAAAAAAATCAAGCCGTTGCTTTTAATTTTGATGAAGAACTGCAAAATGGAATGCTTTTTCACCCTAAAACGAACACTCGTATTCCACTTTATTTAGGAAATAATAAAACAAATTCTGTTATTATTGATAGTTTGAGCAATCGTCAACTCTATTTTCACTATAACGGAGAAAATGCCCCTATAAATCAATATATTTTAAAAAGTTTTGATGCTCAACAAATGCTTATGAGAGGGATGCAAGATGATTATCCTTCATTTAAAGCCATTATCAATAAAGCCGTATCATTAAGAAGAGCACAACTGGATAGTCTTTCTGATGAGGATTTCAAAAAAATTGAAACCATCACAATTGATTACCTTCCAAAGAATTTAAAATTAACATATGCTTTTCAACATGCACTACGAGAACAAAAAAACGTAGACTCAATTGATTCAGAAATCACACAACTAATTAATGAAAAGCCAATTGAGGATCCTTCTTTATTAAAATCAGATAGTTATAAAAACTATTTGAATATGATGAGTCAAATTAACTTTTTTAAAACAAATCCTGATCTATTAAACTCCATTTACGATCATTTGATTTATAGCCAACATTATTTTCAAAATGAAGAAATTATTGCTACTGTAGGTGAAAACTTGATTAACTTGTATCTTAAATTTACAAAAGATACTTCTCATGATAATGAAGTAAAAGATTTTATTAATCAATACATCACAAAAACAGCTAAAAAAGAACAATTTTTAAATCAATTTAAAGAACGAAATAAGTTTTCAAAAGGACAAACTGCTCCTACCTTTTCAGGTATCGATATTAATGGTAAAACCATCCATTCTACTGATTTAAAAGGTAAATACTTAGTTGTAGATGTTTGGGCTACTTGGTGTGGTCCCTGCATTAAAGAAGCCCCTTTTTTCAAAAAACTTGCTGAACAATATAAAAATGATGATCGAATAGAATTTATTAGTATTTCAATTGATCAAAATAAAAAGGCTTGGGAAAAATTCCTTCAAAAGGAAAAACCTTCTTGGTTAAATCTTTGGGTAGAAAATGATTTTCAATCTTCATTGGCTCTTGATTATGAAATTAAAGGAATTCCTTACTTCATGATTATTGATCCTGATGGAAAATTTGCTACTTCATCAGCAAGTAGACCTTCTGATAAAATGGGAGAACAAATTACACACTTACTAAAGTAAAATAGTCCTTCATAATATACCAAGACCACACAATGTGGTCTTTTTTCATTAATTTTACCTTTTTAATCATCGTACTTTGGAAAATAACAATCAAAATTCAGTCAATTTAAATAAATTTATTAGTCAAACTGGAGTATGCTCTCGAAGAGAAGCAGAAAAATTTATTACGGCTGAACGCGTAACTATTAATGGTAAAATTGCACAATTAGGAAATCGTGTTTTTGAAGGTGATATAGTAGAAATTGATGGAAAACCTTTAAAAGAAAAACCTAAAACATTATATATTGCATTTAATAAACCTATTGGTATTGTTTGTACAACGGATCGCAAAGAACCTCGTAATATCATTGATTATATTAACCATTCTGAACGTCTTTTCCCTATTGGTCGCTTAGATAAACCTTCTCAAGGATTAATTTTTCTTACCAATGATGGAAATATTGTCAATAAAATTTTACGTGCGGGTAATCATCATGAAAAAGAATATATTGTTACTGTAAAAGAGAAAATCACTTCTGAATTTATAGCACGAATGGCTAAAGGAGTTCCTATTTTAGGCACTATTACTAAAAAATGTAATGTTAAAAAAGTAAATGATTTCACTTTTAAAATTATCCTTACACAAGGTCTAAACCGTCAAATACGACGCATGTGTGAATACTTAGGTTATGAAGTAACGAAGTTAAAACGTTTACGCATTATGAATGTAAATCTTCAAGGTATTAAAGTAGGTGAATGGCGCGAATTAACAGAAGATGAAATGCATAAAATCAATCAAATGATTGCACATTCTTCCAAAACAGAAGAAGCTTCCAAAGATCACAATCGATATAAAAAAAGAAACTATAGGAAAAGTCGTTAGTAATAATTTAGTTTTTGATTATTATACAAACCCAGCTTTAACATTGAAATATAGATACTAAAACAACGTGTCTTGCTTTCCATTCGGTGTTCTGCCCAAATGACGATAAGCTAATTCAGTTACTTCACGCCCTCTCGGTGTACGCATCAAATAGCCTTCCTGTATTAAAAATGGTTCGTAAACCTCTTCTATCGTACCTGCATTTTCACCTACTGCTGTAGCAATGGTCGTAATTCCAACTGGTCCTCCTTTAAATTTATCAATAATTGTAGTTAAAATACGGTTATCCATTTCATCTAAACCGTTTTGATCAACATTCAAAGCATTCAAACCAAATTCTG from Flavobacteriaceae bacterium UJ101 encodes:
- a CDS encoding thioredoxin-like protein YneN (Belongs to the thioredoxin family; Contains 1 thioredoxin domain.) encodes the protein MKYLKFVTLFLIGSLFFIKCTSSKEKNTVTAHQDNIQLIYRYNLDKIDTVLTKKNQAVAFNFDEELQNGMLFHPKTNTRIPLYLGNNKTNSVIIDSLSNRQLYFHYNGENAPINQYILKSFDAQQMLMRGMQDDYPSFKAIINKAVSLRRAQLDSLSDEDFKKIETITIDYLPKNLKLTYAFQHALREQKNVDSIDSEITQLINEKPIEDPSLLKSDSYKNYLNMMSQINFFKTNPDLLNSIYDHLIYSQHYFQNEEIIATVGENLINLYLKFTKDTSHDNEVKDFINQYITKTAKKEQFLNQFKERNKFSKGQTAPTFSGIDINGKTIHSTDLKGKYLVVDVWATWCGPCIKEAPFFKKLAEQYKNDDRIEFISISIDQNKKAWEKFLQKEKPSWLNLWVENDFQSSLALDYEIKGIPYFMIIDPDGKFATSSASRPSDKMGEQITHLLK
- the rluB gene encoding 23S rRNA pseudouridine(2605) synthase (Responsible for synthesis of pseudouridine from uracil- 2604 in 23S ribosomal RNA; Belongs to the pseudouridine synthase RsuA family; Contains 1 S4 RNA-binding domain.; KEGG: pnu:Pnuc_1230 23S rRNA pseudouridine2605 synthase) produces the protein MENNNQNSVNLNKFISQTGVCSRREAEKFITAERVTINGKIAQLGNRVFEGDIVEIDGKPLKEKPKTLYIAFNKPIGIVCTTDRKEPRNIIDYINHSERLFPIGRLDKPSQGLIFLTNDGNIVNKILRAGNHHEKEYIVTVKEKITSEFIARMAKGVPILGTITKKCNVKKVNDFTFKIILTQGLNRQIRRMCEYLGYEVTKLKRLRIMNVNLQGIKVGEWRELTEDEMHKINQMIAHSSKTEEASKDHNRYKKRNYRKSR
- the prc|ctpA gene encoding C-terminal processing peptidase (KEGG: pseo:OM33_19115 carboxyl-terminal processing protease), producing MKHTIILFLISSLSFSYVSSQENKVDPSKIKDDLNEIISDLGQNYIYLEEKNVDLACIKKYYENQIQHIKTKDQTVLLFEYLLDEFYDSHLILNTNVNESFRLFSPVYALFKNEKPIVSSIWQSQIENLDQNLIGAELLKINGIDFSKAIEQFPTQCNNKNSLAVREWILNKILAGQYNKPRVLTLKLHNNKIIQFDLDKLKVKSNTELLTSTIKDDIGIIRIHNSLGNNNLINEFDKALHNLIHTKGLIIDLRNTVDGGNSYVARGIMGRFIDQSKPYQKHWTIEQYDRDTKIERSWVEYVSPRKETYKKPIIILVGRWTGSMGEGIAIGFEGMERATIMGTEMERLAGEVNNFSFQNQKFGYQLSTAKLFHIDGTPREQYIPKHYIQQSTIKKDETLQRGIELIKEIIK
- a CDS encoding L-glutamate gamma-semialdehyde dehydrogenase (Belongs to the aldehyde dehydrogenase family.; KEGG: osp:Odosp_1952 1-pyrroline-5-carboxylate dehydrogenase), yielding MPKGIYYVPKAVNEPINSYAPGTPERLELQAKYKEMYNTVVDIPQYIGADEVRSGNKVSIHPPHDHQHTVGFFHEGNSDDVKKAIETALEAREKWAALAWEQRASIFLKAAELIAGPYRAKINAATMIGQSKNAFQAEIDSACEFIDFLRFNVQYMTEIYGEQPISSPGVWNRVEYRPLEGFLYAVTPFNFTAIAGNLPSCMAMMGNVVVWKPSDKQVYSAQVIMEVFKEAGLPDGVINMVLTDPVETTQICFEHPDFAGIHFTGSTHVFKKFWTQIGNNIDLYKTYPRIVGETGGKDFIFAHPSAHAKQVATAISRGAFEYQGQKCSAASRAYIPKSIWNEVRDFVKADLESFKVGTTQDFGNFINAVISQESFDKIKGFIDRAKDSTDAEVIIGGTCDDSVGYFVHPTVIETTNSKYESICDEIFGPVITVYVYEDEDWKDTLELIDGTSVYALTGAIFSQDRYAADFATKALVNAAGNFYINDKPTGAVVGQQPFGGARASGTNDKAGSAQNLLRWVSPRTIKETFVSPTDYRYPFLEDSAVETVEKTVQNVEAEVKNVVNKLKEIGKDITKDW